Proteins encoded by one window of Arachis hypogaea cultivar Tifrunner chromosome 1, arahy.Tifrunner.gnm2.J5K5, whole genome shotgun sequence:
- the LOC112794793 gene encoding NDR1/HIN1-like protein 6 has product MADNQRIHPDIEAPPRPSAPLVPRNIAKSENGDPNNRPLPPPLPQRTLPVMHSKPPRRRRSCCCRFLCCTFTTLLILIIAIAITAGILFLAFRPKIPKYSVDKLRITEFNFSSGTNILSVTSNVRITARNPNKKIGIYYEGGSHISAWYSGAQLCEGSMIKFYQGHKNTTVLDLPLRGQIQDASGLVSKIQQQIQDTNNIPLDIKVKQPVRVKFGKLKLFKVNFRVRCKLVVNSLSANNDIKISSSSCKFRFRL; this is encoded by the coding sequence TCCACCTAGACCGTCGGCGCCGTTAGTCCCCAGAAACATTGCAAAATCCGAGAACGGCGATCCGAATAATAGGCCTCTACCACCACCACTTCCTCAAAGAACCTTGCCAGTGATGCATTCAAAGCCaccaaggagaagaagaagctgtTGCTGTAGATTCTTATGTTGCACGTTCACAACACTCTTGATTCTCATCATTGCCATAGCAATCACTGCTGGAATCTTGTTCCTAGCATTCAGGCCAAAGATTCCAAAGTACTCAGTTGACAAACTCAGAATCACAGAGTTCAATTTCTCTAGTGGCACTAACATTCTCTCTGTCACTTCCAATGTTAGAATCACTGCTAGAAATCCAAACAAGAAAATTGGGATCTATTATGAAGGTGGGAGCCACATAAGTGCATGGTATAGTGGTGCTCAACTTTGTGAAGGGTCTATGATCAAATTCTATCAAGGTCATAAGAATACTACTGTTCTTGATTTGCCACTCAGAGGCCAAATTCAAGATGCAAGTGGATTAGTTAGCAAGATTCAGCAGCAGATTCAAGATACCAATAATATCCCTCTAGATATTAAGGTCAAACAGCCAGTTAGGGTTAAATTTGGAAAATTGAAGCTTTTTAAGGTCAACTTCAGGGTTAGGTGCAAGCTTGTGGTGAATAGCCTTAGTGCTAACAATGATATTAAGATTTCAAGCAGCAGCTGTAAGTTCAGGTTTAGACTATGA